A genomic segment from Nitrospira sp. encodes:
- a CDS encoding Flagellar regulatory protein FleQ, whose product MSQSHILVIDDDPAVRAVLAETLVAEGHQVTVVSNGLEGVEAVKDQPVHVVLTDLQMPGIDGLETIDRISKIDSKIMAIVMTGYGTIDYAVRAMKAGAFDFITKPFEPDTVAVVVRKALDIYKLKQENHLLRKAVRDQYRLEHLVGTSAPMRTVLDFVEKVADSDSTVLIEGESGTGKELIARMLHFNSMRRDRPLVPVNCGAIPENLLESELFGHEKGAFTGAAHTRLGRFELAHGGTIFLDEVGEMSLPLQVKLLRVLQERCFERVGGTRTINVDVRIIAATNQDLAQAVQERRFRQDLYYRLHVIPIHIPPLRERRSDIPLLVNHFIAQFNRLRRTEILGMEPDVLTRMAEEEWPGNIRELENMIERLAVLKKRGWITLSDLPERAFKATTGKTAEAPEHFIRFSEDGINLTKELEQYENQLIGEALRKANGITSKAAQLLQVNRTTLVEKLKRKGFDPKSHGYSIQN is encoded by the coding sequence ATGAGCCAGTCACACATTCTCGTGATCGATGACGATCCTGCGGTCCGAGCGGTGTTGGCGGAGACCCTCGTTGCGGAGGGCCATCAGGTGACGGTGGTGTCCAACGGTTTGGAAGGTGTGGAAGCCGTCAAGGACCAACCGGTGCACGTGGTGTTGACCGACCTTCAAATGCCGGGTATCGACGGGCTGGAAACCATCGATCGGATCTCCAAGATCGATTCGAAAATCATGGCGATCGTCATGACGGGTTATGGCACGATCGATTATGCCGTGCGGGCCATGAAGGCGGGAGCGTTTGATTTCATCACGAAACCCTTCGAACCCGATACCGTTGCGGTCGTCGTCAGAAAAGCGCTCGATATCTACAAACTGAAACAGGAGAATCACCTGCTGCGAAAGGCCGTGCGGGATCAATATCGCCTGGAGCATCTGGTGGGCACCAGCGCGCCGATGCGGACGGTACTGGATTTCGTCGAAAAGGTCGCCGACAGCGACAGCACGGTATTGATCGAAGGGGAGAGCGGCACGGGCAAAGAGCTGATCGCGCGCATGTTGCATTTCAACAGCATGCGACGAGACCGCCCCTTAGTACCGGTGAATTGCGGCGCGATTCCGGAAAACCTTCTGGAGTCGGAACTGTTCGGCCATGAAAAGGGGGCGTTTACCGGAGCGGCCCACACGAGACTCGGGCGGTTTGAATTGGCCCACGGCGGGACGATTTTCCTGGATGAAGTCGGCGAAATGAGTTTGCCGCTCCAGGTCAAACTGCTCCGCGTGCTGCAGGAGCGATGTTTCGAACGGGTCGGCGGCACGCGGACCATCAATGTCGATGTCCGCATCATCGCGGCCACGAATCAAGATCTCGCACAGGCCGTGCAGGAACGCCGATTTCGGCAGGACCTCTATTATCGGTTGCACGTCATTCCCATCCACATCCCGCCCCTGCGGGAACGGCGCAGCGACATTCCGCTCCTGGTCAATCATTTCATCGCCCAGTTCAATCGATTGCGCCGGACCGAGATTCTTGGGATGGAGCCGGATGTACTGACTCGTATGGCGGAAGAAGAGTGGCCGGGAAACATCCGAGAACTCGAAAACATGATCGAACGGCTGGCCGTCCTGAAAAAGAGAGGCTGGATCACTCTGAGCGACCTGCCGGAGCGCGCGTTCAAGGCGACGACCGGCAAAACCGCCGAGGCTCCCGAGCACTTTATTCGTTTCTCAGAAGACGGTATCAATCTGACCAAAGAACTCGAACAATACGAAAATCAACTGATCGGCGAAGCCTTGCGAAAAGCCAATGGGATCACGAGCAAGGCCGCACAGCTGCTGCAGGTGAATCGAACGACCCTGGTCGAGAAGCTGAAACGCAAAGGATTCGATCCCAAAAGTCACGGCTACTCGATTCAGAACTAA
- a CDS encoding Cobyrinic acid a,c-diamide synthetase: protein MMIPRLVIAGTSSNVGKTTVMVGLVRALRARGLRVAVFKCGPDYLDPTYHTRAADTTSHNLDGWMMGRDTVIATFVRASQGADIALIEGVMGLFDGASPTTEEGSTAEVAKWLKAPVLLVCDAGGMARSIAALARGFASFDADLRMAGLLCNRIGSRGHLDLLRKATGGAPPIMGGLPKDPALLFPDRHLGLHTADREAVPDHVFTAWGDRVNKWCDVDAIVAVARTAPLLPEIPVMERIAGGGRRCRIGLAFDEAFHFYYEDNLRRLESLGADLVRFSPLRDSRLPDVDGLYFGGGYPEVHAEALSQNSSMRQNVAAFDATGGPIYGECGGLMYLSGGIRTVDGRLHAMVGLVPGEAEMRDRLQALGYVEVETRGSTVFGPPGLRFRGHQFRYSDMRLKADVGCEYTVRRRRDGQAFPEGYHIGNTLASYVHAHWASNPLMAEGFVQACTAQARKPDSSQKYISAFSRLTRRTIVG from the coding sequence ATGATGATTCCGCGTCTGGTGATTGCAGGGACATCGAGCAACGTGGGAAAGACGACCGTCATGGTCGGCCTGGTCCGGGCGTTACGTGCACGAGGCCTGCGCGTCGCCGTCTTTAAGTGTGGCCCCGACTATCTCGATCCGACGTACCACACCCGCGCGGCGGATACCACGTCCCACAACCTTGACGGATGGATGATGGGGCGTGACACGGTCATCGCGACGTTCGTCCGCGCATCGCAGGGGGCCGACATCGCGCTGATCGAGGGCGTGATGGGTCTGTTCGACGGCGCCTCACCGACAACTGAGGAAGGCTCGACCGCCGAGGTCGCCAAGTGGCTCAAGGCACCGGTGCTGCTCGTTTGCGACGCGGGAGGCATGGCTCGCAGCATCGCCGCGCTCGCCCGCGGGTTCGCGAGTTTTGATGCCGACCTCCGGATGGCTGGTCTCCTGTGTAACCGAATCGGTAGTCGCGGGCACCTGGATCTGCTTCGCAAGGCGACGGGAGGTGCGCCTCCCATCATGGGTGGGCTGCCGAAAGATCCGGCGTTGTTGTTTCCTGACCGGCACCTTGGCCTGCACACTGCCGACCGAGAGGCAGTACCGGATCACGTGTTTACAGCCTGGGGCGACCGGGTAAACAAGTGGTGTGATGTGGATGCAATCGTGGCGGTAGCGCGCACCGCGCCATTGCTTCCGGAGATCCCGGTGATGGAACGGATCGCCGGAGGGGGGAGACGGTGCCGAATCGGTCTCGCGTTCGACGAGGCGTTCCACTTTTATTACGAAGACAATCTCCGGCGGCTTGAGAGTCTCGGCGCAGATCTCGTGCGGTTCTCGCCTCTCCGCGATTCTCGGCTTCCCGACGTTGACGGCCTCTACTTCGGCGGCGGGTATCCCGAGGTCCATGCCGAGGCGCTGTCGCAGAACAGCTCCATGCGTCAAAACGTGGCGGCATTCGACGCAACCGGTGGGCCCATTTATGGCGAGTGCGGCGGCCTCATGTATCTGTCCGGAGGCATCCGAACGGTCGATGGGCGGTTGCACGCGATGGTGGGGTTGGTCCCAGGCGAAGCGGAGATGCGGGATCGCCTACAGGCTCTCGGATACGTGGAGGTGGAAACGCGAGGCTCGACGGTGTTCGGTCCACCCGGCTTGCGTTTTCGCGGGCACCAATTTCGCTATTCGGACATGCGGCTCAAAGCGGATGTCGGCTGTGAGTACACCGTTCGTCGTCGTCGTGACGGTCAGGCATTTCCAGAGGGCTATCATATCGGGAACACGCTGGCTTCCTACGTGCACGCCCACTGGGCGTCGAATCCTCTCATGGCCGAAGGGTTCGTGCAGGCCTGCACCGCGCAGGCGAGAAAGCCCGATTCATCCCAGAAATACATCTCGGCATTCTCCCGCTTGACCCGGCGTACGATCGTCGGATAG
- a CDS encoding Cobalt-precorrin-4 C(11)-methyltransferase, which produces MRVYVIGAGPGDPKLLTLRGAELIASCPVVLYTGSLVPREVLAHARPDAQVLDSSGMTLDDIMQVIVAAHAADQDVARVHTGDPLVFGSTAEQMRRMDELGVPYDIVPGVSSFTAAAAALGRELTLPELCQTIILTRAEGRTPMPDGEKLEDLARHQATLALFLSITLLDQVTKALIPSYGADCPVAVVHRATWPDQTILLGTLADIRDKVRAAGIRSQSMVLVGHVLTATDFADSRLYAPEFGHRFRKRTPQGTSKKGAVREPTPRFDG; this is translated from the coding sequence ATGCGCGTGTATGTGATCGGAGCGGGTCCCGGCGACCCCAAGTTACTGACGTTACGCGGCGCGGAGCTCATTGCCTCCTGCCCCGTCGTGTTGTACACGGGTTCGCTCGTTCCTCGTGAGGTGCTGGCCCATGCCAGGCCTGATGCGCAGGTGCTCGATTCCTCCGGCATGACGCTCGACGACATCATGCAGGTGATTGTGGCGGCTCATGCGGCAGACCAGGATGTCGCCCGCGTGCATACGGGAGATCCGCTCGTCTTCGGCTCAACGGCCGAACAAATGCGGCGCATGGACGAACTCGGCGTCCCCTATGACATCGTACCTGGCGTGTCGTCCTTCACGGCCGCAGCTGCCGCTCTTGGTCGTGAGCTCACGCTGCCCGAGTTGTGCCAGACGATCATTCTGACCCGCGCGGAAGGCCGGACACCCATGCCGGACGGAGAAAAGTTGGAAGACTTGGCCCGACACCAAGCCACGCTGGCGCTGTTTTTGAGCATCACCCTGCTCGATCAAGTGACGAAGGCCCTCATTCCATCCTATGGCGCCGATTGTCCGGTCGCCGTGGTCCATCGGGCAACATGGCCGGACCAAACGATCCTCCTGGGAACGCTCGCCGATATTCGAGACAAGGTTCGGGCGGCCGGTATTCGATCGCAATCGATGGTGCTCGTAGGACACGTCCTGACCGCCACGGATTTTGCCGACTCTCGACTCTATGCACCCGAATTCGGTCATCGCTTTCGGAAGCGTACACCACAGGGTACATCCAAGAAAGGCGCAGTGCGTGAGCCAACGCCCCGGTTCGATGGGTGA